The Impatiens glandulifera chromosome 8, dImpGla2.1, whole genome shotgun sequence genome includes a window with the following:
- the LOC124913104 gene encoding kirola-like, whose protein sequence is MAEKYLQKMMRHVEIKSDGDVFHEIFKSRPHHLSDMSPTLVQNFELLEGELGTVGSVVLFHYNHDGKDKVVKHEIIAINEKKKSVAYKAIGGDLRKLYKTFIITIHVDTDGENNLVTWTFEYEKLKEDVEDPNSLMDFFVVMTKDIENHHLK, encoded by the exons ATGGCAGAGAAGTATTTACAGAAAATGATGAGGCATGTGGAGATCAAGAGTGATGGTGATGTTTTTCATGAAATATTCAAGTCTAGGCCTCACCATCTTTCCGATATGTCGCCTACTCTTGTTCAGAATTTTGAACTTCTCGAAGGTGAATTGGGAACTGTCGGCTCTGTTGTCTTGTTTCACTACAATCATG ATGGAAAAGATAAAGTTGTAAAACATGAAATAATAGCAATCAACGAGAAGAAGAAATCGGTGGCCTACAAGGCCATTGGAGGTGATCTAAGGAAGCTATACAAGACTTTCATCATTACCATTCATGTGGACACCGATGGAGAGAACAACTTGGTGACATGGACATTTGAATATGAGAAGCTGAAAGAAGATGTTGAGGATCCAAACTCACTCATGGATTTCTTTGTTGTCATGACTAAGGACATTGAGAACCAtcatcttaaataa